TTGATGGTTCCACTCAGTGGGCTGGAGGCTAAAGTTTAAGACAATAACAATGGTCGTAGTAATAATACTAAGTACCATTTCTAAAGCTCACACCATGTGCTCTGTGGTAAGTTCTTGCTGTGCACTGGCTTGCTTCATCTTCACAACACCCCTATGAGGTAGAaatttattatcaccattttacagatggccaGACTCttggctccttgagggcaggcagGCTAGATCCTTAGCTTCCCAAGAAGCAGGGGCCAGGCCTGAGAAAAGACACCACCAAGGATCTCACAGGGAGATGGCTTCCCTCAGTGAGACTCTTAGTGCTCAGAATCCTACATGCTCAGTACTGAAGGCCTGTCTCTACTCCCAACTCTGTCCATCCTGCAGATGGTAAAACCGAAGATCAGAGGTGACGGTTCACTGGCCCCAGGTCACATAGCATGAGTATGGAATCCCTGACAGGCTGAAAACAGGACACTCTGATCGTCCAGGGGGTGGAGGTGTCTTCATTactcccacccccactcccaagGGATCTGCATGGTGAGGGGAcaagcaggggcagattaactaGTAAGCACAGTATGTACTAGATTACAGTAAGCAAGGCAGACACAGGCTTAATTgtacttatttactaatctgtagtggatTGTGCACTAAAGGTAAGTAAGTAAGCATAATTAAGCTTGTGCCTTCcttacttattgggtaatccgtctcTAGGGACAACTCCCCAAAGAGGACGGTGGCAGCAAAGAGAAACTTTTTTCTGCCACAGTCCCAGACACTGAGTCACAAGTGGATTCCATTCCATTGCTGGCACAGGAAAGCTTGAAAGATACTGTTGGGGGAGGGAATAGAGAAGGAAGTTTCCATAAAGAGAATCTTCAATACTGATACCAACAAGTTACTGGGAGCAGTAGGAAGGGTCCTGAACTGTGGTCAGAAGATCCGGATTCTAGGCTGGCTCTGTCTGTTGGTGGCTGGGTGCCCCTGAGCAAATCACCCTTCTACTCTGAGCTTCTTCTTGCCTTCTGTACAATAGGCTCAAAGTCCCTATGGCTGGAAGAATGTCacaaactgtcccatagggaggGTGATGGCAACAGGTGAGGTGGGGTGATGGCTCAGCTGACTTCCTCCCCCCCATCAGAGAGGAGTCACAGACCACCGCAACCCAGCCACCAACCTGCTGGGGGGCCTTGGCCAGTGTCTACcccatctctgggcctcagcctccCCACCTATACAGCATTCAGCCATGATGGCTGTGACTACATTAGCACTGCACACCCCAGACTTTCTGAGGAGGAAAATGCCTGGAGACAAGGCGAGATTTgaagaaagaactcaagaaagaagAATGCCATTGGCCTGACAATTGTAATATCCCAGCTTCCTCTGGTATGGTCCCCCAAACTCTGTCTGTGCCACATGAGTGTGCTTTGCTTAAACAAACACACATGTCCCAGGTTCCTGGTAGATGCCAAGGCAGCAAATGAGATCCAGCTTCTGGCACAGGGTCACCACCAGCGAATGATGCCCCTGACTTCATCCTACCCCTTCCCTGTAGAGGGCGTCAATCCCACCCTAGTGGTCCTGCAGGGCAGAGCACCCCGGGTGGCTGGCATCTTCCCTGGAGAGGACTCCTGAGGAAAAAGGGCTGGAAGCCAGTCTGGAGAGCATGATGCGTCTCATTTGTTTGATTCCCTCCCACTTCAAATCACTGGAGACGAAACCAAAGTGGGTGAAACCTCTGCTGTAGAGACAGACAGACCTATaaggtgtgtgaccttgggagagTTGCCTGGCCTCTCTGAGCttgtttcttcacctataaaatgaggaaaatcgTATCTTCCTCCCAGATCTGTTGTGAATACTAAGTGTGCTAATGTAAATAAAACAGTACAAAGTAATTGCCcaataaattttgttgttgtgtggggttgagtcaattcctattcataatgaccctacatgacagagtagaactgccccatagggtttcctaggctatgatctttatgggagtagatcaccaagtcttttttcctgcagaatggctggtgggttggaacctctgacctttcagtttagcAGACAAACGCTTCACTATTGCTCCACCAAGGCTTCTCTTCAATAAAATATCACTGTCATCATTTTGTTGTaactcttaaaaaataatttgtagtCAGTGCAGAACTGAAACTGGATCTCAGAGCTGATGGctttttcatcattgttgttCCTTTTCTACAATGGTCTGCTGCTTCTAGTAACTTACCAAGTCATTGAACTTAAGGGTTTGAACCTGGCATAGACTGACCTAGCTTCGAGTACTGACTCCTGTCCTTGGCCGAGTGATGTTTTTCTCCTCAGATCCtgggtttcctcctctgtaatgcAGGGATGATAATAATCACACCTACCTCCTGGGGTTTTTATGAAAGCTGTGTGAAATGACGTATGTGTGGCCCTCGGAGCAGTGCTTGGCATTTAGCTAAGCACTCCTCAATTCTTGGGGATTCTTGTTTCTGTTATTAGACCAGGACCCCCACAGTGTACAAAGCTAGTGGCTTCTGTGGTCTTGGCATCCTTACAACACTATGAGGTTAGAATTTTTACCAACGCGGCAGAAGTGAAAACCAAGACTTGGTGAGTCTCTGCTCAGTAGGGGAGTGTGGGTTCTGTGTGCTTTACTGGGGTTTAGCTGCTTGCAGGCAGAGGACCCAGGCTGTGAGCCCAGTGTGCCACCTGCATCTGGACTCGTGGTCTCTTCCAGACCCACAGGGCAAGCCCCCACCAAGGGTCCTCCCCTCAGATTTCCACCAGAGCTCACCCTGACAGTGGATGCAGGACAGAGAAAAGCCCGGAAAGCCTGGGTCGGGGCCCAGCCGTCTCAGGAACCTGCTGTGGgatctcaggcaagttacttcctttctctgtgcctcggtttctttcttttttaaaaaaaattaatttttgttgcgcttttaagtgcaagtttacaaatcaggtcggtctctcatacaaaaatttacatacaccttgctatacactcctaattgctctccctctaatgagatagcacagttcttccctctactctctctcctcatgtccattcggcagcttctggccccctctgccttctcatctccactccagacaggagatgccaacatagtctcatgtgtctacttgatccaagaagctcgttcttcatcagtatcatttttcatcccatattccagcccaatccctgtctgaagagttggctttgggaatagttcctgtcttgggctaacagaaggtctggctggagaccatggcctctggggtccttctagtcccagtctgaccattaagtctggtctttttatgagaatttggagtctgcatcccactgctctcctgttccctcaggggttctctgttgtgttccctgtcagggcagtcatcagttgtggccaggcaccatctagttctcctggtctcaggctgatgtagtctctgatttatatggccctttctgcctcctgggctcatattaccttgtgtcttttgtgttcttcattctcctttgcaccaggtgggttgagaccaattgatgcatcttagatggccgcttgctggcgtttaagaccccagacgtcgctctccaaagtgggatgcagtatgttttcttaatagattttattatgccaactgacttagatgtcctctgaaaccatggtcctcaaacccctgcccctactacgctggcctttgaactgtccagtttattcaggaaaattctttgcttttggtttagtccagttgtgttgacctctcttgtattgtgtatCGCctgtcccttcacctaaaataaaacttatctactatctaattattgaatatccttctccctacctccctcctctcgtaaccatcaaagaatattttcttccctgttttaaactatttctccagttcttataatagtggtcttatacaatatctgtccttttgcaactaatttcactcagcataatgtcttccagatttctccatgttatgaaatgtttcatggattcatcattgtcctttatcaatgcgtagtattccattgtgtgaatataccataatttatttatccattcatccattgatgggcaccttggttgcttccaactttttgctattgtaaacagtgctgcagtgaacatgggtgtgcatatatctgttcatgtaaaggctcttatttctctgagatacattccaaggactgggattgctggatcacatggtagttctatttctagttttttaaggaagcgccaaatcgatttccaaagtggttgtaccattttacattccgaccagcagtgtataagtgttccagtctctccacaacctctccaacatttattattttgtgttttttggattaatgccagccttgttggagtgagacagaatctcattgtagttttgatttgcatttctctactggctaatgatcctgagcatttcctcatgtatctgttggtggcctgaatgtcttctttagtgaagtgcctcttcatatcctttgcccattttttaattggtttatttgtctttttgtggttgagttttatcagaatcatgtagattttagagatcagtgtacctcagtttcttcatttgaaaataGTCATAGTAATTTCAGTCCTGGCTTTGGCATCAAAAGACCTGAGTTTGTATCCTGACTTCACCACTTATTTGGCgtggccttgagcaagttatttcacTTAGTGTCAATGACTTTTCCTGTAAAAAGGGGCTAATGATAGAACATTCTAATAGGatactaagtgaaaaaagtaGGGCAGAAAGCTGTAATTTAGTATggttctaattattattattattttttttaagtatatgggttatgtgtatatgtttgtatCTACCCAtcaaaaggacaaagaaaattTAGTAAAACGTTCATAGTAGTGCTCTTGGGACACCAGGCTTATGAGCtgattttttactttcttctgtgtattccttttttaGTTTCTCTGTAATGAGTATGTATTCCTTCCAATCAGAAATGAGCAATTAAAGGCATAAGTAATAGTTGTCCCTTCTGCCCAGGGTTGTTGGGGGATCACCTGTGGGGACAATGGCCTTCTGTGACCTGCCACCCTGCTCTGTGCTTACCCCTGGGGCATTATCGGGGTTGGCATCGGTGATTCACCAAGGGCTGGCCTTCTCCCCACAGACCCTGCCTGTGGCCAAGACTGTTTCCCATCTCATGTGTTTACTCTCCCCACACCCGCCCTCTGCATTCCAAAACATTGTAAGGCTGAGCTTAAATGGCACCTTTTCCTCAAAGCCCTCCCTGCTTCACTGGATGGTCTCGGAGCCTGTGGTGTCTAGGAGTTTCTGTTACTCATCAATTGTAATGATCTACTCACGTCCCTGTTACCCCCACTGAACTTTCTCAAGGGCAGGGAGCCCATCCTGCCTGTCCACCCCTAATGTCCAGCACAGTGGATAACACATACAAGTCTCAATAAAGCTCTGCTGGGAGAATGGCTGTGTCTCACGATGTTTGCAGAAAGTATTGCCTCTGCTCATCAGAAATAAGCAATTAAAGAGTAATAGTGGCCGCTTCTAGAAGTTTGTCCACAAATCCCTTCAGTTCAGTGACTTAATATGTCAGAAAACCCAGATCCAAATGCAGCTCTAAACCTGGTATCCTGTCATGCCTCAGCCTCATTTGAAAATAGAAACATCCCGCCCAGCCCTGAGTAGAGATGAAGATGTTATCTGCCAGGACACCGGCTTGGAGGCAGAGGtccccataatttgttaggacaGACGTTTACTCCTCACATACTTGTTGAGGGAAATCAAGTCTGTCTCCATGACAGGCAATCCAACGGCaatgagaacagaaaaagaagtcCTAGCATGTTTGTAGCCTGCCACCCATGGCAAGAAGCTCTTGCACATACAAAGAACTTGTACTTCATTATTGTGTTTTGGCTTCATGAAGCCCCATAAGCTGGGCAGGGCCAGGCAGGATGTTTCTATTTTTAAACGAGGCTGAGGCATAACAGGACATCAGGTTTAGAGTTGTGTTTGGATCTGGGTTTTCTTATATATTAAGTCCACTGGGCCATGCTGCCCCCTCACCTCCTTTGATCCCCACAAACGCTGGAAGAGAGAGAACAGGCAGGGCTGCtgacccatttcacagataaaaaCCCTGAAGTTCTGAGAAGTGAAGTTTATGGCAGTCCCATCAAGTGCAGGAAGACTAAACTGTGAGGAAGGCTGGTGTGGACCAGGAGGCCTCTGGAAAATCATGACCCTCATGAGAAATGGCTATGTGAACCCTCCCAGGTGAGAAGACAAACAGGTCAGAGCCAGTCTCCCCCGTGTCGCCTCTCCTTTGAGGATCACAGACCCCAGCGAGGGAGGTGAGACGGGGTGGTTGTTGCCATTATGGAAAGGAGAACAGAGGTGGAGGGTGGTGCTCCTGCCAACACAGAGTCTCTGATGCCACTGACCAAACTTGCAGCACCACCTGGAAGTGTGGGCTTCTTAAGCTTGGCTCAATGAGGACTGACTCCCACAATGACACACTGTATGAAAACTTCAaaagagtttatttttttaattttttctttggttctatatgtatttaaaaagacCACCTCCGCTTGGTGGCTCTGATCAGTCAACTAAGAGAAGCAAACACCTTGGTTAATCAGGTGACATGGATTCTGGAAAGCACTGAAGGTGGGGCCTCCAGGCAGGGAAAGAGGAGAGTTTATGCCCGTCTTCTCCACATTCCTTCTGGCTGCTCCGGGGAGCTCACAGTGACCTGGCTTCACCTGACTGAAGTAAAGGGGACTTGGGCTGGTGGAGGCACAGGACGCAGGGGCTATGTGCTCTGACATGTTGGggaagctgagcttccaggctcagCGTGGCAGGTGCTGTGTTGGCCAGCTCAGCCCACCTGGCGGGGCTGAAGGCAAGTGAGGAGCCAGGAGGGTATGAAGATCCTGAATGTTTCCAGGCCCCCTGCAGCCCTGGGCTTCACCTGGGCCAGGAGCACTAGAATCGCAGACTTTCTAGGCTGGAAGGGACCCTAAAGGGTTCCCAATACAACCCCCAATTTGATGTCTCACCCTCCAGGGTAGCCATCTGGCTTTGCTTGTTCAGTGATGGTAAGCTCATTCCAGGCCTGGCAGCCCTGCTCCTTCCACCCCCTGGTCCTAGTTCTGCTCTCAGGCAGGAAGGGAACAGGTGTGTTTCCAGTTCTCTACGGGGGCCCTGAAGAGACCCCTTCCCATCCtgagagcttcttggctcaggtccTATACCTCTAGCTCACCATCCACACCGCAGTCTGGCCCCCTGTTCTCTCCCCATCTTTGTAGAAGTCCATCTCAACACTCAGGCTGCAGTGGCTCCCAGCCCTCCTAGTGTGGTGTGGTTGGTGCAGAGGGAGCAATTCTGCTATTGCCTCCTTCTAGACCCTTTGCCTTTGTGGAGCCAGCCCAAGGTGCTGCCATCCTGAGATCATAGCCAGCCACAGTCCTGTCAGTCTACCCGGATCACACTAGCCCCAGTCCATCCTTGTGCCCTTCGAGGGTGGGTTGCAGGGGCAGGACCTCAGAGTCATCTTGTCTAAGCTGGTGCTCCCTCAGGAGCCAGGCGTGGCTCGCTTGGCCTTCCCCAACTTAAGCACTGGTCTCCACGATGCACTTGAGGAACATGGTGTCGTCCTTCACATAGGCATGCTTGGGAGACTGCAGTCTGCTGAGGGGGAAGAAGAGCGGGCAGCCACTGGCCACGTTGGTTTCACTCTGGGGCCGCTGGAAGGATGCTGAGGTAAGGTCAGGCCGGAACGCATCAATGGCATGCTCACGGTTGTTCTGGTCGAGCAGCATGAAGGTGACCTGCAGGGCAGGTGGGAGGTCAGATTCAGAGGCCCAAATGCTTGCTTACCACCTGTGTAGTCCTGGACCCTTAGTTCCGACTGACTCTTTCTTCCTGGTGAGGAGTCAAAGGAACAGTAGATGGAAGCATCTGATGTTCTGGGCAGGATTTAGGGTTgccctttatgattttttttatgattagggATCAGATGGTCTATCCAGCAGGAGGGGGGAATGTGGGTGCCACAGGGTCAATTCTCACTGGCTGTTCGGGCTAAATGGGGGATGGAAGCATTGGCAAGGAGGCTGGACTTAATAACCTGTAATGCCTCTTTCAGCTCTGAAATTTTTGATTCATCAGCTACAACTGGAAACTCCTGGGGCAAGGCAGAAGGGAAGAGCAGACAGGCCTTCTCCAGAGGGGCTGTCCATTAATGCCCTGAAACATTTATGGGGCTTCTGTTGCAAACCCAGAGCctgggtgatgcagtggttaatatctatgtctgctaaccaaaaggtcggcagtttcaatccaccagctgctccttggaaactctatagggctgttgtactctgtcctacagggttgctgtgtgtaggaatcgactccagggcaacaggtttttttccaTCCAGCAGATAAGGCTCTACCCCCAAGAAGCCAATGAACTAAAAGTGACACAAAATATACACCCTCTTCCCTGCTACATGTCATTAAGATGCCAATGGGGAAACTGAAATAGCTTGCATTGCTTATCAGCTGCACCTCAGAATCCCCCGGGGAGGTCTGAAAAATCCCCAAGTCAGGCTTCACTGTTTACTAGGGTGAGACCGAGTCATTGGTATGTAAAAAATCTCCCCAGcacttttgagaaccactgggctgCTGACTCATACCCAGACCAACTTGGTACTCCCTCCCCACCCACTGTTTTCTCTCTTCTGCCTCCACCCCAGCTAAGTCTGATACTCATGACCCCTTCCCACCCCACACTCACTGGCTGTTCTTGTTCACCTGCAGGGAAAGCCTTCTTTTGAAAATCCTGCCTTGAGGCTAGCCCCATGGCACCTCCTCTCCTTATTTCCTTATTCCCCTCACCCTATGAATTTCACTTCTACATTCCAGGCATTTTAGCTGGAATAGAGCTGGGAGATCTGGACTAAGctcctcattttatagaagaggaaaccaGTAATGGCAGAGAGGACAAGTGGCTTGCCCCAGGTCAGATGGTATGTTCATGGCTAGGCCAGgactaaaaacaaaccaaagcaaacccattgctgtcgagttgatttcgaccagGACTAGGACCCCATCTCATCATTCCCTGGGAGGGCAGGCCCACACCTTGTTCCGGAAAGGCCAGGGCAGCAGGGCATCGTACTCCCCCCTCATGATGACGATGAAGAGCGACAGGTGGGTCCTCTTTCCTGTCCCGTCCCCATTCAGGTACAGCCGCAAACACAACTTATAGCCATACTTGGCAGTGTAGAAAGCTGAAATGTGGAAGCTAGAGTCAGCACAGAGACAGCTGGAAAAAGCAGATGAGGGAACTGGAACTCAATGGTTAGGCATGCCCAAGGTCAATGGCTCAAAACTAAGAAAACTGGGGCTAGAGCCTGACATTCTTCTCCATTAAACCAaatcccgttgctgttgagtcgataccaattcatagggaccctacacaGAGTGTCAAAGTGGACCGGGCTCTTGGGATCATCGAGCCCAGTGACTGTCAACTGGCTATGAGAATCTCCTGGAGGGCTTGGCAAAGCCCTAGAGTTTCGGATTCAGTAGAGCTGGGGTGAGGActgtgaatttgcatttctgacaagttctaAGGggagctgatgctgctggtcctgggACCACACCTTGAGAACCGCTAATCTAGCCTAACCTGCATTTTACTGTCAGGAAATCAAGCCCAGGGAGGGGAAGTGGCTGGTCAAGGTCTCATAGCCAGACCTCCTACCTgccaacaatgtttttttttcctgctgcccTGAGCTTCCTGAGAGCTGGGGGAGAGTGGGGCAGCTCAGCTTCTGGCCATCCTCTGCAAGGCCCAGAGGGCTGAGACATCCCCTGGTGATTAAGTATAGGGGCCTGTGGGTGCTCTCTCTGGGCAGCTGAGAGTGCTGTCCTGTGGGTGAGTTCTGCCAGCTGTTACCATATGGGCCcctctggggtggggggaagaggcTGACAATCTGACTCATCTCTGCCTCTAATGTTTTGGGAGAACAGGAAGCAAGAGGTGCTGCTTGCCTTTTCCCTCTTTGGAAGTGGTGGGGAGGTCGACAAGCAGCAGGTGAGGCCTCTGCTGCTGGGAAGAAGTCTGGACCACAGAAGGGAGCAGTGCTGCCCCAGCAGGAACAGGGCCTGGAGTAGGACCAGGACCTTCTGCCTCTCAGTATCCACCTCTATAAAATCCAGAGGCGGAAGGGAAATAATCCCAGCCCTGCTGGTCTTGGCTGTATCCAATGAGTGGGTGAACACAGGCAGATGTGAGGGGTTGTTAAAATCGTCATTCTCCTTTCTTGTCCCACTGGTTCACTTGGTGAGGGAGGTGAGAGGAAAAGCATACGAGACTGGGTCGAGGCTCCCCTCCCAACATGCTGTGCAGCCTTGGCAAGGGATGTAGGCGTCCTGGGCCTCGGTTTATTGTCTGTAAAATGATGGTGCTGCCATATGTTGATCCTTACCCATGGGTGTTTTACTGTACAAATGCATACGCTGTCATATAAATACAAGCCAACTAGTTAGGAAAATCATTTACTGAGTAACTACTTTAAGCCAGACTGAGTACTTCAGGccaagcccaggggcagggaaatGAATGAGACCCTGCTGGATTTACATAACAGGAATTCAGGTGGGAAGCAGTCATATACAAATGCACATTGTGTTTTACATAGTTCTCCACTTGCCTTAGTTCAGCTCAATGGCTCCCTGAGGGTGGGGTTCCGCTGTAtttaccagcattcctctccttTGTACAAAGCTTTGGTTCACATTTGCACTTTCTTTCACATTCAGTATCTACATGAAGTAGATAACTACTTTTATCTCCATTTGCAAAATGGAGACTGAAGCTCAGGGAGGTGAAAGGGCTTGCCCAGGTTTAAGCAGCCCACTAGTCTCTCACTGGAGACTTGAGCCCAGCTCTCTAGGTCCAAAGCTCAGAGCTccttcccctcccaccctccacaGTCCCAGCACAATTGCTGGCTGTGGTATGTGATCTGAATGGACACTGGCCTAATGGGACACAGGGAGGCCTTTGCAGGGTTGGTAGCCCCCTACTGCTTGTTTCTTGGGCCCAGTGGAGCCTGCTTCCCCTACCTGGTTTCTGTGCCCCTGGGGAGGTGTTACCTGGGGAGAAGAGGCTGATGGTCTTGCCACAGGCTGACTCATGGCACCGCCGGGTGACATTGGTGATCTTCCACAGGAAGGTGCCGTCGAAGGAGGCCTCCTCCATGAGGTGGAGACTCTGCTCCAGCTTGCCCAAGGCCTGGTCTTTCTGGGCTAGGGTCTGCTGCAACTCCACCACCTGCAGGGAAGCCTATTCAGCCAGGGTCACCAGCAGGCAAATTGCAGGTAGGGTGGGCATAGCAAGATATGGAGACAGACCTGCCCAAAATATGCCTTGCTGACCATGGCACACTCTGCACATGCTTCTGCCTCTGCAtgtgctgctccctctgcctggggttccttttccttcctttgccACTTGCCAACTCCTATTCATCCATCAGGAATCCACCTCCTATTGCCCTTCCTCTGGGTAGCTTCAACCACTGTCCTAGATCAGCTGATCTTTCTTTCATCTGTGTTCTTACAGGGCTCTTAGCATGGCTTTATGAGCATACTTTTCTGCCTTCTCTACTAGATGGTCTCCCTTTCCTACTGAGGGCTGGGCCCATGCTCATTTCTTCTCTGTCCATActttgcatagtgcctggcatgtaagAGGAGGGGCAGGAAGCTTGTTGGTGAAAGAAAAGTGCTGCCCTTggagagtctaccttctaattgGGGCAAGAGTCACATAAATCAAGGCTTTACTTGGTCATTCAAACTGAGTATCTGCCCCTTCTGGTAAGTTTCCCGTGAACCTCCAAAGCCACAAATTTATTCTTGGGTGTCCTCAGGTGGGGAAGCCAGAAGTAGAAGTGAGTGCTCCTAAAGACAATTTAATCCGTACTTTTACTGAAGGGGATACTGAGGCCTTGAGCAGGCAAGTGACGTGCCCAAAAGCAAAagctcactgccgtcgagttgattccaactcacagtgaccctgtatgacagagtagaactgccccacagggtttccaaggggcagctggtggatttgaactgccaaccttttggttagcagctgtagctgttacaccactgcaccaccaacttAATTGTGGAGCTGGAACCAAAATCCAGGCCTAACTCAATATGAGACAATGATGTAATGTCGCTGCAAAAAAGTAATACCAGCATGGGGACTGgctatattaataaaaatacaagCTCTGCAACAAAAGAGGGGACAGTCCTACTCAACCAAGAACTGTCAGATAAGTGGATTTCCTGGAGTCTGAGACCACACTCTGAGCATGTGAAATCCTTTAGAGACTGAGCCAGTGTACAAGGACAGCATGAAACACTGTGCTCTGATAAAGGAGTGAAGGCACTGGGGCCATTTAGCTTGAAGAAGGGAACCCTCGGGTAGGATATAATCACTGCCCACCTCTGAAGGGCTGCCACGGGGACTAGAAAGCAGATTTGTTTGGTGCTCTGAGAGGCAGGACCAGAAACAATGCAGGGAAGACACAGGGAGGCAAATTTTAACTTAGTATAAGGAATAATTTTCTAATAGTAAAAATGTGAATAATGGAATGAGCTGCCAGGGGAGGGAGTGGCCTACCACAAGAGTTCAAGTGAAGGAACTGAAGCACTGCATGTGGGGATCTGACCTTGACTGTAAGGTCTGACTCAGTGCTCGCCCTGGAAGGAGAGAGAAGTCTTGACAGGGGAGTGAATACTCTCAACTGGGAGAACCCTTAGGAGGAAGGCTGGTCCAGTGCTCTAGAGATAAAAGGGGGCTCCCTACACAGGCCCTGAAGGCAAACTTGCCTCCTTTGCTCACCCTCTGCTCCAAGCTCAGGATGCGGTCACAGTCCAGCTGACTCTGGTGGATGGAGGCAGCCAGGGCCAGGTGGGAGGCCTCCACCT
The sequence above is drawn from the Elephas maximus indicus isolate mEleMax1 chromosome 9, mEleMax1 primary haplotype, whole genome shotgun sequence genome and encodes:
- the TRAF1 gene encoding TNF receptor-associated factor 1, whose protein sequence is MASGSASSPRPAPDENEFPFGCPPTVCQDPSEPRALCCATCLSENIRNSEDQSCPKCRGDDPHSGSPGNLLSQEKDHPDVAEARVGCPFAGVGCSFKGSSKSVQEHEATSQASHLNLLLGFVKQWKAQLGSTQESGPMALEQNLSDLQLKAAVEVAGNLEVDCYRAPCSEGQEELALQHFMKEKLLAELEEKLRVFENIVAVLNKEVEASHLALAASIHQSQLDCDRILSLEQRVVELQQTLAQKDQALGKLEQSLHLMEEASFDGTFLWKITNVTRRCHESACGKTISLFSPAFYTAKYGYKLCLRLYLNGDGTGKRTHLSLFIVIMRGEYDALLPWPFRNKVTFMLLDQNNREHAIDAFRPDLTSASFQRPQSETNVASGCPLFFPLSRLQSPKHAYVKDDTMFLKCIVETSA